The following are encoded in a window of Arvicanthis niloticus isolate mArvNil1 chromosome 1, mArvNil1.pat.X, whole genome shotgun sequence genomic DNA:
- the Lrrc56 gene encoding leucine-rich repeat-containing protein 56 isoform X3, producing the protein MCVDTRKNSLGNFGLHLPNLIQLKLNHSCLGSLRDLGTSLGHLQVLWLARCGLTDLDGIGSFLALKELYVSYNNISDLSPLCLLEQLEVLDLEGNNVEDLGQMRYLQLCPRLATLTLEGNLVCLKPDPGPSNKAPQDYNYRAEVKKLIPQLHILDEVPTTCTNLPAPQKLSQDWLMVKEAIKEGSVLDILLPRLDYPHGATIRKLDPTLPVPETQPWALSLLVPGGPLPEGLLSENPATEDHASNLTHGPGQVLCGNPTKGLRERRNQYQEWAPLEQLPPHRPDLAIRPSTPRPDPAESCDLSMTGLRAWREPSLRPLLQRQLEFQQERPAQVQAQDSQKASVEQEDQTGPKTSLTPPRLVSEFSRTSGFHLIPSPPKYPMPPESGISSLGRSADLPFRGRRLRVLGSLGPSLGEGSVLGERLAAVTALRALEVSSGPSHRAQGCPDPKPALGPAACPSGLHCLHHLNPIPPAHSLP; encoded by the exons AGACCTGGGCACTTCTCTGGGCCACCTGCAGGTGCTGTGGCTGGCTCGCTGTGGCCTGACTGACTTGGATGGCATTGGCTCCTTCTTGGCACTGAAG GAACTTTATGTCTCCTACAACAACATCTCGGACTTGAGCCCACTGTGCCTGCTGGAGCAACTGGAGGTGCTAGACCTTGAGGGCAACAATGTGGAGGACCTGGGGCAGATGCGGTACCTGCAGCTGTGCCCACGCTTGGCCACGCTCACACTGGAGGGGAATCTGGTGTGCTTAAAGCCAGACCCTGGCCCTTCCAACAAG GCACCCCAGGACTACAACTACAGAGCAGAGGTAAAGAAGCTCATCCCTCAGCTCCATATCCTAGATGAAGTACCCACCACATGTACCAACTTACCTGCTCCCCAGAAGCTGAGCCAGGACTGGCTGATGGTGAAGGAAGCCATTAAGGAAGGCAGCGTGCTTGACATTCTCCTCCCTCGGCTGG ATTACCCCCATGGAGCCACCATTCGGAAACTTGACCCAACCTTGCCTGTGCCTGAGACTCAGCCATGGGCCTTATCCCTGCTGGTCCCTGGGGGCCCCTTGCCTGAAGGTTTGCTTTCTGAGAACCCAGCCACAGAAGACCATGCCAGCAACCTCACCCATG GTCCTGGTCAAGTTCTCTGTGGGAACCCCACCAAAGGCCTTCGGGAACGAAGAAACCAGTATCAG GAATGGGCACCCCTGGAACAGCTGCCCCCACATAGGCCAGATCTGGCCATCAGACCCTCCACCCCAAGGCCTGACCCTGCAGAAAGCTGTGACCTGTCCATGACTGGGCTTCGGGCCTGGAGGGAGCCTAGCCTGCG tcctcttctccaaAGACAGCTGGAGTTCCAGCAGGAAAGACCTGCTCAGGTCCAAGCCCAGGACTCACAGAAGGCTTCTGTAGAACAGGAAGACCAGACTGGACCCAAAACTTCCCTAACCCCACCACGCCTGGTCTCAG aattttccaggACATCAGGCTTTCACTTGATCCCTTCTCCCCCAAAGTACCCAATGCCACCTGAGTCAGGCATCAGCTCCTTGGGGAGATCCGCAGACCTGCCCTTCAGAGGACGTAGGCTTAGAGTCCTGGGCAGCTTGGGGCCTAGCCTGGGTGAGGGGTCTGTCCTGGGTGAGAGATTGGCTGCAGTGACTGCCTTGAGAGCCCTGGAGGTATCCTCAGGCCCCAGCCATCGAGCCCAGGGGTGTCCAGACCCAAAGCCAGCACTAGGTCCAGCAGCTTGCCCTTCAGGGCTCCACTGCCTTCATCACCTGAACCCTATCCCTCCAGCCCATTCTCTCCCTTAG
- the Lmntd2 gene encoding lamin tail domain-containing protein 2 codes for MAPKSSQESEDKQVSPAPAGVQPDSSDVGSPVGTPVDRVAPSCCQSTKLYTCTPMGYSVKQQLAPETLDPRTLRLLWEQRELEIQALRWAVQNGQNARYCYILQEVAGIPSERNSKRQDKFLQNQVQKLTQELKTQKEQAQQEKQQLEEKLQQNLCAMQQMEAELQTFQKSCLLQLARSSWVGRMLRSQTGSVEVVTAEVLRDPSDSTEYAEASTAGEGFRLEDVDWNSIAHRYPNLFSNMSFYSDQKLPQPPASEVDAWDSEGAIKHTEKPVKILEWSALPLVDTSSLESTESDTTSSQMALHSGAKKMTGHPPQGTNLASSEQTQECTRSSNGYTEDLHKSRSPSCSKTVLESYTDLHHPYTRPQLNPFGCCLKIAAVSHREKFIRIINQSQAETIDLGGFVLQQLVRDFPVCMYRFPPGTLLAPQHHITVWGEGTSRTKKQLPVSSGQDPFQFQSSRGCVTVLVNPQGQVLSEHQTAPCVTLGSKIFTDNTDWSIDRFPLSESEPNVDPGEQQCRPPSPQKGRKKDNGAKRKKPGPGVRQQRLSNTSGLKASRPLRPTETRDILPLLSTRKLLPPGEVLAQQEGVKTETSELLPVIPECPSRMCLVEDSLGRQERKVQVCRKTVDLSCPMVALSVQNTAESRYGFRFLCYPPITEELCRRL; via the exons ATGGCCCCTAAGTCTTCCCAGGAGTCTGAAGATAAGCAGGTATCCCCAGCTCCAGCAGGTGTACAGCCAGACAGCAGTGACGTAGGGTCTCCAGTTGGCACACCTGTGGACAGAGTGGCTCCTTCCTGTTGTCAGAGCACTAAgctctacacatgcacaccaatGGGCTACTCCGTCAAGCAGCA GTTAGCCCCTGAAACCCTGGACCCACGTACCCTGAGGCTGTTATGGGAACAGAGAGAACTAGAGATCCAGGCACTTCGGTGGGCTGTTCAGAATGGCCAGAATGCCCGATACTGCTACATCTTGCAGGAGGTGGCAGGGATTCCCTCTGAGCG GAACTCCAAAAGACAAGACAAATTCCTGCAGAACCAGGTCCAGAAGCTTACCCAGGAGCTGAAAACACAGAAGGAACAAGCTCAGCAG GAGAAACAGCAGTTAGAGGAGAAACTGCAGCAGAACCTCTGTGCAATGCAGCAAATGGAGGCTGAGCTTCAGACCTTTCAAAAATCATGCCTTCTACAGCTAGCCCGTTCCTCTTGGGTGGGGCGCATGCTGAGGTCTCAGACTGGCAGTGTGGAG GTGGTCACTGCAGAGGTTCTAAGAGATCCCAGTGACTCCACTGAGTATGCTGAAGCTTCCACGGCTGGGGAG GGTTTCCGGTTGGAGGATGTAGATTGGAACAGCATTGCCCACCGATATCCCAACCTCTTCTCCAACATGAGTTTCTATTCGGATCAAAA GCTGCCCCAGCCCCCGGCCTCCGAAGTGGATGCCTGGGACTCGGAAGGCGCCATCAAGCACACAGAGAAGCCTGTCAAGATCCTGGAGTGGAGCGCCTTGCCTTTGGTAGACACCAGTAGCTTGGAAAGTACTGAGTCTGACACCACCAGCAGCCAGATGGCTCTACATTCTGGGGCAAAGAAGATGACTGGCCACCCACCCCAGGGAACAAATTTAGCTTCTTCTGAGCAGACACAGGAATGCACTAGGAGCTCCAACGGATACACAGAAG ATCTCCATAAAAGCCGCTCACCCTCGTGTAGCAAGACTGTTTTGGAATCCTATACAGACCTTCACCACCCATATACAAGACCACAGTTGAA CCCATTTGGCTGCTGCTTGAAGATTGCTGCCGTCAGCCACCGAGAGAAGTTCATCCGCATCATCAACCAGTCACAGGCAGAGACCATTGACCTGGGTGGCTTTGTTCTGCAGCAGCTTGTGAGGGACTTCCCTGTGTGCATGTACCGCTTCCCACCTGGTACTCTGCTAGCCCCGCAGCACCACATCACG GTATGGGGCGAAGGAACCAGCCGGACCAAGAAGCAGCTGCCAGTGTCCTCAGGCCAGGACCCCTTCCAATTCCAATCTAGCCGAGGCTGTGTGACGGTGCTAGTCAACCCCCAGGGCCAG GTCCTCAGTGAACATCAAACTGCACCCTGCGTGACTCTGGGCTCAAAGATCTTCACTGACAACACTGACTGGTCCATTGACCGCTTCCCGCTCTCAGAGTCTGAGCCCAATGTTGACCCCGGTGAACAGCAGTGCCGACCTCCATCACCACAGAAGGGTCGGAAAAAGGATAATGGGGCCAAGCGCAAGAAGCCAGG GCCAGGTGTTCGTCAGCAAAGGCTCTCCAACACTAGTGGACTGAAGGCCTCACGACCTCTTCGCCCCACAGAGACCCGGGATATCTTGCCACTCTTAAGTACCCGAAAGCTTCTTCCCCCTGGGGAAGTTCTTGCACAGCAGGAAGGTGTGAAGACTGAGACATCAGAGCTCCTGCCGGTGATCCCAGAGTGTCCCTCAAGAATGTGTCTTGTTGAGGACTCACTGGGTAGGCAGGAGCGCAAGGTCCAG GTATGCCGGAAAACCGTGGACCTGAGTTGCCCCATGGTAGCCCTGTCAGTACAGAACACAGCTGAAAGCAGATATGGCTTCCGATTCCTCTGCTACCCTCCCATCACTGAGGAATTGTGTCGGCGGTTGTAG
- the Rassf7 gene encoding ras association domain-containing protein 7: protein MVLELVAMELKVWVDGIQRVVCGVSEQTTCQEVVIALAQAIGQTGRFVLVQRLREKERQLLPQECPVGAQATCGQFANDVQFVLRRTGPSLSGRPSSDNYPPPERCPVRASLPPKPWAVPGHEPRKALTFNLGCPKLVSSPSIPEPTALVGPTPDCFADLQGLELRIQRNTEELGHEAFWEQELQREQAREREGQARLQALSAATAEHAAQLEALDAQACALEAELRLAAEAPGPPSATASAAERLRQDLAIQERHSLEMQGTLALVSQALEAAEHALQAQAQELEELNRELRQCNLQQFIQQTGAALPPPPQLDRAIPSTQDLLPPTREEPLQGVPQSHILVSSLSPEVLPMRQSSWR from the exons ATGGTCTTGGAGCTTGTGGCCATGGAGCTGAAGGTATGGGTGGATGGCATCCAGCGGGTGGTCTGTGGGGTCTCAGAACAGACCACCTGCCAAGAAGTGGTCATTGCGCTAGCCCAGGCTATAG GCCAGACAGGTCGATTTGTCCTTGTGCAGCGTCTTAGGGAGAAGGAACGACAGCTGCTGCCACAGGAGTGTCCAGTGGGAGCCCAGGCCACCTGTGGACAGTTTGCCAATGATGTCCAGTTTGTCCTGAGGCGGACAGGGCCCAGCTTATCTGGGAGGCCCTCCTCAGACAACTATCCACCCCCAGAACGATGCCCGGTTCGTGCCAGCCTTCCCCCAAAGCCATGGGCAGTACCAGGCCATGAGCCACGCAAAGCACTGACCTTCAACCTTGGATGTCCCAAGCTGGTCTCCAGCCCATCTATCCCTGAGCCTACAGCCCTGGTAGGACCTACACCAGACTGCTTTGCAGATCTGCAAGGCCTAGAACTCAGGATACAGAGGAATACTGAGGAGTTGGGCCATGAGGCCTTTTGGGAGCAAGAACTGCAAAGAGAACAAGCCAGGGAGCGTGAGGGACAGGCACGCCTGCAAGCACTGAGTGCAGCTACTGCTGAGCATGCTGCCCAGCTGGAGGCCCTAGATGCCCAAGCCTGTGCCCTGGAGGCAGAGCTTCGACTGGCTGCTGAGGCCCCTGGTCCTCCTTCAGCTACAGCATCTGCTGCTGAGCGCCTACGCCAGGACCTAGCCATCCAGGAGCGGCATAGTCTGGAGATGCAGGGCACCTTGGCCTTGGTGAGCCAGGCTCTGGAGGCTGCTGAGCACGCTCTTCAG GCCCAGGCTCAGGAGCTGGAAGAGCTGAACAGGGAACTCCGCCAGTGCAACCTACAACAGTTCATCCAGCAGACAGGGGCTGCATTGCCACCACCTCCACAGCTGGATAGAGCCATCCCTAGCACACAG GACCTTCTGCCTCCAACTAGAGAAGAACCCCTCCAGGGAGTCCCCCAGAGCCACATCCTAGTGTCCAGCCTGAGTCCTGAAG TTCTCCCCATGAGGCAGAGCTCCTGGAGGTAG